The sequence CCGTGTGCGGAATACAAGTAATCGAATCTTGACCACAATCTGATGTCCATCGCGATCATCGACTATGACATGGCCAACCTCCGCTCGGTGCAGAAGGCATTCGAGGCGGTGGGGCACCCTGCGCAAATCGTGACTCAGCCCGAGCAGATCGACGCCGCCGACAAGGTCGTGCTGCCGGGCGTGGGGGCGTTTAAGGACGCCGTCGCGACACTGCACGCCCGCGGGCTGGTGCCGGCGATCCTGCGGCACATCGAGCGGGGCAAGCCGTTCCTGGGCATCTGCCTGGGGCTGCAAATGCTCTTCGAAACGGGCTACGAGGATGGTGAACACGCCGGCCTTGGCGTGTTCGGCGGGTCG is a genomic window of Tepidisphaeraceae bacterium containing:
- the hisH gene encoding imidazole glycerol phosphate synthase subunit HisH, which produces MSIAIIDYDMANLRSVQKAFEAVGHPAQIVTQPEQIDAADKVVLPGVGAFKDAVATLHARGLVPAILRHIERGKPFLGICLGLQMLFETGYEDGEHAGLGVFGGSCVRFDVDQTQSLKVPHMGWNQLVSRKPSALMRGLPDGTNVYFVHGYHAKPTDADLIATETDYGGAFVSSIAKDNVMATQFHPEKSQKVGLTMLGNFAEL